The genomic window ACAAAAGCGCAAAGACTTGAGTAACGAAAAAGCCCTTTTAACAGCTGAATTAATTAAAGAGCGTGAAGAAGATATTTCGTTTGAAGAAAATGAAATTTTAGACTACCAGCAAAAAAGATTTGGACCTAATGGCGATTTATTTATTCAAAAAAGACAATTGATGCAGCCGGTTCAAGATCAAATATTTGCAGCAGTACAAACTATAGTTGCCGCAAGAAAATATCAATTGGTATTAGATAAAGCAAACGGTGGTATGCTATATGTCGCAAATTCTTTAGATATTAGCGACCAAGTATTAAGAAGTATAACTAGAACATCAAAAAGAACACAAGCACAATCTAAAGCTGAGCGTAGAGCTGCAGAACAAGAAGATACTGTTCCAGAAGTGAATTTAGAACTGGAAGAGCGACAAAAAATATTAGACGAAAAAAAGGTTGAAAGAGAAAGTGCTCTTGAAGCCGCAAGAAAAAAGAAATTAGACGCTAGAGAAGCTAAAGTAAAAGCTGCCGCTGATAGACGACAAAAAATATTAGATGATCGAGAAAAAGCAAAACAAGCACGATCAGGAACTGAAGAAGAAACAGAAGCCACTACAGAAAGTATTCAAGGTGAAGCAAAAAGTACAGCTACAAAAGTTGTCGAGGGAGAAACAAAAACGAAAGCTGAATTACTTGAAGAAAACAGATTAAAAAAATTAAAAGACCGCGAGGAACGTAAAAAAGCATTAGAGGCGAAAAGACAAAAAATACTAGAAGATCGCCAAAAAGCAAAAGACAGTATAAACAAAAATTAATAATTTATAACACACAAATACTATTTACAAATGAAACATTTTAAAACACTTTTATTAGCAACTGCATTATGTATTGGAACAATAAGTTTCACACAAGCTCAAAGTAAAGTTGCCCATATAAACACACAAGAATTAATTAAAGCGATGCCAGAGATGAAAACGGCTCAAGCAGAATTAGAAGCTTTAAGCAAAACATACCAAACAGATATGCAAGGTTCTGTTACTGAATTTCAAAATCTACAAAAACAATACGAAGCTGAAGCTAAAACTAAAACGGACGAAGAAAACCAAAAACGTATTTTAGAATTACAAGAAAAACAACAACGTTTACAAACTTTTCAACAAGATGCGCAAAAAGATTTGCAAGCAAAAGAAATAGCTTTGTTACAACCTATAACAGAAAAAGCTAAAGCAGCTATTTTAAAAGTGTCAAGAGCACAAGGATTTGATTATGTTTTAGACTCAGGAGTTGGCGTAACTATTCTTGCCGACGGTAAAGATTTATTAAACGACGTAAAGAAAGATTTAGGTATCTAAATTCTTTTTAAAACTATAAAAAAACCTGTAAATTAAATTTTACAGGTTTTTTTATGCTTAAATTTTAATGGAACAATAATATTTTTAGGTCTAATTAAACCACACTGCATAGCCTTGGCGGCGCAATTCTAAAGCTAAAACACGCTCCATTTTTAAAGCATCACTTCGTGTAGTAATTGGATCTATATGATTATATAAACTCGGCCGTAAATAAGCGCCATACTTCTCTACAATATTAGCAGACAGCTTGTGCCCTTTCTTATTTCTATAACCCGTTTTATGCTGTATAAAACGCTCTTTAGGTGTTTTACTTGTCATACCAACATACACACATTGCAACACCCCATTAAACTGAGGATTTGCCGCTCTAAATTTCGCGTTTTCTGTATAAGCACGTTTTGATAATTCGATAACATAAATTCTATAAGGCATAAAATTAAAACAGTTAATTGGATGAAATTAAAATTCTTGCATAGTCCAAAAGCAAAAAGTTCAGCTTAAATTTAAGCTGAACTTTTTAAATAAACACTATAAAACTAATGTTTAATGTTTATCCTCGTCATGATCACTATCTTCTTTCTCATCCTTATGTTCATCAATAACATCATTATCTCTATAGCGACAGCAAGGATGAACGGTTGCGTAAGCTTCGTCTGTTGCTTTAAGTTCCATAATATCATGGCCAACTCCTAAAACATGAGATTTAATAGAGTCTAAATTCGTTTTCCTCGCGTCATAAATTAAACTCAATTCGTGAGTTTTCACACTCCAAACTGCAGACTTAACACCCTTTGTTCTAATAGCTGCTTTTTCTATTCTAGCTTTACACATCGTACAAACTCCATCCACTTCTATAGAAGCTCTTTCATTTTTATTCTGTGAAAAGGTTAATGTTGTTGTTACCAGTAATGCAATAATTAGTAGTTTTTTCATAATATCTATTTTTAAAAAGTTGTTCTTTATTAAATTATTTTAAATCGTAATCCCATATAGTAATTAGAACCAAAAATTGGACCATAAACAAAAGTTGAATCAAAATTAGGTCCAAATGGATCGTCTGCCCCCAGAACAGGGTTATCTTGCCTAACATTAGTTATATTTTCGCCACCTAAATAGACTTCAAACTTTGGAGAAAACACATGTGTTATTTGTGCGTTTAAAGTTCCAACCGTTGGCGAGTATTCGGGTAACTGGTATTGCAAAGGATTTGATAATGTAGATGAAAAACGTTGCTGGCTTATCCAGTTAAAAGTAGCGTCGAATCTCCAATGCGAACTGTTTTCACCCTTCTTAAGTGTTTCGTATGATGCATTTGCAAAAAAACGATTTTTTGGAACTAGCGGTTTTTCTAACTCTCCAGCTTTATAAGCGGTTTTAACATCATAAAATTTGTAAGCCAAACGTAAATCAAAACTTTCAAATATGTTGTAATTTAATTCTACCTGAAAACTATTAGCATAACTTTTCCCTTCCAAATTATAAAAACTTATTTCCTGAGGATTTTCATAATCCACAACTACTTGATTTTTAAAATCGGTTTTATAATAATCTAAAGTAATATCTGCTTTTCGTCCAAATAAATTAAACCCTTGAAGGTATGATACGCCGTAATTCCATGCCACTTCGGGATCCAAGCCGTATATATTTCCTCCCGAACTTAAAATATTTATATTTCTAGAAGTTGCAAACATTTGCTGATTTTCGGTAAAAATATTAGCACTTCGCTTGCCTCGTCCAAAAGAAGCTCGAAAAGCCGATTTCTCCCATGGTGTATAGCGCGCATGTACTCGTGGTGTTACAAAGTTACCTAAAAGATTATGATGATCAACACGCAAGCCAGCGGTTAAGTTCAATTTATCTAAATTGTCAAAATTATATTCAAAAAAAGCACCAACCGAATGTTCCTTGCGTCCATAATCTGTTAAATTAACCAGCTCATCATAATGATCATAAGTATAACTAACTCCTGTTTTTACCTTATGCCTAGAATCGCTAATAATAGTGTTATAAATAGCATTCGCATACAAACTATTGTGTGTAATATCATATTGATTCAATCCGAAATACGAATCCTGAACATGGTGACTAAATGCTGTTTGAACTCCAATACTTTGGTACGGAATTTCTGGATTTACATAACCCAACTTTGCTGAAACCTCGTAACGCTTTGTATTAATTTCACTTCCCCAAACTTCATTACCCGTTAAAACGTGGCTTGATGTTAGCCTATCTGTATCGGGATTATAATTAATTTCCCCCATTTGCTTTTCGTCGTTTAAAACCTTCAAGTTTATAAAACTCACAAATCCTTTTTCCAAATCTGTATACTGCCAACGATTCATCACGTTTATCTGGTTATAGAGTGGCATATCCAAAAAATTATCATGGTTAACATCATGTTTTTCGTTATGCGTATTTCCGTGTATATACAACCCTGTACTCCACTTATCGGACACTTGGGTGTTAATATGCGTATTCAATTCAAAACGCCCAGCAATATTTCCGAACAAGTTTACAAAAAGCTTACTATCTGTAGTTGGCTTAACCAATTCAGCATTAATCTGGCCTGCAATACTTTCGTAACCATTAACCACAGAACCGGCTCCTTTGGTAATTTGTATACTTTCTACCCAAGTTCCTGGAATAAAACTTAATCCAAAAGCTTGCGATGCTCCACGAATAGATGGTATATTTTCTGTTGCAATCAAAATATAAGGACTTGTAAGTCCGAGCATTTTAATTTGTCGCGTACCAGAAACGGCATCTGCAAAATTAACATCTATAGACGGGTTGGTTTCAAAACTTTCGGCCAAATTACAGCAAGCCGCTTTTAAAAGCTCGTCGCTACTAACCGTAAACACATTCTGCGATTGCATATAAGATTTAGAAGTAGCCTGATTTCTAGATGTTAATGTAACCACATCTAAATCACTTGTTGGGTTTAACCAATGCTTAATAGGTTTAGCGGAATTCACTAAAATTGTATCCGTTTTAAAACCCACATAGCTTACCACCAATTTTTTATAATTAGTTTCATAAGGCAAACTAAATTCACCATCAATATTAGTAACCGCACCAATACTCGTATTAAGCCAATATACATTAGCTCCCGCTAAGCCTAGTGGCGAATTATTTTCGTTTGCTTCCAAAATAGTTCCTGTTAATTTTTCTTGCGAAAACAGAACTATCGGAAAGTATAACATGATATATATTATATTTTTCATATTTATTTTTATAAGAATTTTGAAAACATCAATCCTTTAAACAGTCATAATTAGCATAACAATCACAATGCTGTTTTCAAGAAAAAAGTTTTTTTGTAGACAAAAAACACCCGTAACTTTATAAGTATGTGTTATTTTTTGAATTTATTTGAGTAATTCTAGCGCGTAATGAATTATACGCTTTCGCGGAAAAAACAATGATCCGGTTTATCAAATAATAAAAACTTGGTCTAATACCAGAATATCGGTAACCAAATTGGGTGGAGAATAATTTCTATGAGGAATAATTTGTTTTTCTAAACCATCAAAAAGATTAATAAACGAAAAACTTAGAGCTGTAATAAACTGCTGATGGCTAAAATCTAAATCATCGAAAGATGAAAATTTTAATTCTTTTTGCCCTTTTACAACATCAACCTCATCTTTACAACAGGATTTATTTTTCAGAATTACTCCGGAATCCATGCCGCATTTTTGAGTCTCAGAAAACAAAGACACATCAATTAAAACATCGCCACAAAAGTGCTTTTCAATGGTAAAAGATACCGTTGAAAATAATACTAAAAATGTCATTAGTATCGAAAAGCATTTATGTAAAAATAATTTTATCACTGCGCAAAATTACAAAAAACTAAAGTTCAATTTACCTGTTTCTCTTTCTTTAACATTTAAGAACAAGATTTTTCTATTATTTTGAAGAATGATTTATAAAACACACACCATTTAAGACGGCTTTTTTTATACCTTTGCATCATGCAAGAACAAACACAAATTTTTGGTATTAGAGCCATTATTGAAGCCATAAACGCTAACGAAACTATTGATAAAGTATTTCTTCAAAAAGGGTTGGACGGCGATTTATTTAATGAGTTAGAATCTTTATTGAATAAAAAATCGGTTAACAAATCTTATGTTCCTGTAGAAAAACTGAATAGATTAACCAAAGGAAATCACCAAGGTGCTGTTGCCCAAATATCTCCAATTGAATTCCATGATATGGAAACTTTAATTGAAGAGGTTAAGCAATCGGGAAAAACACCTCTCTTTTTATTGCTCGATCAAATAAGTGATGTGCGTAATTTTGGTGCTATTATCCGTACGGCTGAATGTACTGGGGTTAACGGTATAATTATTCAGAAAAAAGGTGGCGCACCAGTAAATGGCGACACTATTAAAACCAGTGCTGGCGCTGTGTTTAAAATCCCAATTTGTAAAGTAGACCATATTAAAGATGCTGTATTCTACATGCAAGCATCGGATATAAAAGTAATTGCTGCAACCGAAAAAACAAACGATACTATTTACGATGTTTCTTTTGTTGAACCTTGTGCCATTATTATGGGCTCGGAAGGTCGAGGAATTAACCCTTCAACTTTAAAAGTTGTTGATGCTAAAGCAAAATTACCTCTATTAGGTGAAATTGAATCGCTAAACGTTTCTGTGGCTTGTGGTGCTTTTTTATATGAAGCTGTTAGACAGAGAATGGTAAAATAAAGCTATTCTACTTTTAATGAGTTCGAAAACACCAATAATAAAACAAACCAACTGGATCGCATCGGTTATTCATTTTTTAATAATGGGTGTGATAATACTTCTTTGGTATCTATTAGATCCTAAAAACGGCATTTTTTATGGAGCTTTAACCTATTTATTAATTTCCTATTTATTAAGAAATTTTATACCTAGAGATCATAGAAAAGGTGTAAAGGAAACTAAATTAGAGAAATTTGAAGAAGCCATACCCTACTTTGAAAATAGTTATGCTTTTTTCAAAAAACATGAATGGATTGACAAGTATCGTATTATAATTCTATTAAGTCCTTCTAAAATGTCTTACCCAGAGATGGCATTAGCAAATATTGGTTTTTGTTATGGACAAATTGGTAATGGAAAAAAATCTAAAGTTTACTACGAAAAAACACTAATGGAATTTCCAGAAAGCGGGCTAGCTAAATCTGCATTAAAACTTATTAATGCAGCTGAAAAAAATGAACACTAAAAATATTGATAGTGGCTATAATTCTTTATTTTCTTTAAAAATATAAGTTATTGTTAGTGGCTCCTCCTCTGCTTCTGGTTCTTCTTGAGTTTCTACGAAATTTCCGTTTTCATCAAAATGTTGTAAAAACGGATCGTTTTCTTCGTTATAATTTTCTTGTTCCCAAGCGTATCCCTTTGGTTTTGCTATTTCTTTTCTAAAGAAAAGTGCAAAGGCTAAACCTGTTATTAATCCAGAAAGATGACCTTCCCAAGACACACCATCTTCTAAAGGAAAGGCATACCAAATCATGCTACCATAAAGAAAAATAACTAAAAGCGACAATGCAATAAGTCTATAATGTTTTGCAAATACGCCTTTAAAAAAGGTAAAACTCACTAAAACATAAATGAGTCCGCTCGCTCCAATATGGTATGAAGGTCTCCCAATACACCAAGTTAAAAATCCTGATATTAGAATACCTAACAATATAACACGCCAAGCTATTGGGCGATAAAAATAAAACAACGCTGTGGATAGCACAAAAAGCGGAATAGTGTTATGGTAAATATGTTCGATATTACCGTGTAAAAACGGGCTAAAAACAATACCTCGAAGTCCTTTTAAGGTTTGTGGATAGATGCCATATTTACTTAAATTGAATCCGAAACGGACTTCGAACCAGAATACGAGCCAAATAATAAGCACAAAAAACACCGGGTATGCAATAACTCCTGGTGAGAATTTAAAATGTTCGTGCTCTTTCATGATGATGAATATAGCAAATAATTAACCAACTTATGGTGATGTGCTAAATTGGCAGATTGGCTCGCGTGAGGGATTGAACGGTATGTTTGAGCTCCCGACCTTAGGAGGAGCGAGTAGTGAAAGCCCGACCCTTTTCGGGGCACGCCCAAAAAATGTAAAAATTGGCTATTGAAGTATTCTAATTTGACGAGAATTTACTTTAATTTTACAGTTATGAACGCACCTTTAGCAGAACGATTACGCCCACATACTTTGGAAGACTACGTGAGTCAAGCACATTTGGTGGGCAAAAATGGAGCATTAACACAACATATAAAACAGGGATTAATTCCGTCGATGTTATTTTGGGGACCACCCGGCACGGGAAAAACCACGTTGGCGAATATAATTGCTGCCGAATCTGGGCGTCCGTTTTACACATTGAGCGCCATAAACTCGGGCGTTAAAGATATTCGAGAGGTTATTGATAAAGCCAAACAAAGTGGTGGATTATTTACTACAAAAAATCCTATTTTATTTATTGATGAAATCCATAGGTTTAGTAAATCTCAGCAAGATTCGTTGTTACAAGCGGTTGAAAAGGGATGGATTACACTTATTGGTGCCACTACTGAAAATCCAAGTTTTGAGGTGATTCCGGCACTTTTATCGCGTTGCCAAGTATATATTTTAAATGCTTTTGATAAAACGGATTTAGAAACGTTGCTGACGCGTGCTATTGAAAAAGACGCCTTTCTATCTAAAAAAGACATTACCTTAAAAGAAACAAGTGCTTTGTTACGCATTTCGGGTGGTGATGGACGGAAATTATTAAACGTTTTCGAGTTGCTTGTAAATAGTTTTGGCGAAGATAAAATTATCATTACAGATGAAGTGGTTTTAGACAGAGTGCAGAACAATACGGCGCGCTACGATAAAACGGGTGAGCAACATTATGATATTATTTCGGCCTTTATAAAATCTATTCGAGGTAGCGACCCAAACGGAGCTGTTTATTGGTTGGCTAGAATGATTGAAGGTGGTGAGGATGTGAAATTTATTGCTAGACGGTTGCTTATTTCGGCATCTGAAGATATTGGGAATGCCAACCCTACGGCATTGGTTATTGCTAATAATACCTTCCAG from Algibacter sp. L1A34 includes these protein-coding regions:
- a CDS encoding OmpH family outer membrane protein, which translates into the protein MKNNVLFLLTLVFMLTLSVHAQRGVSLAYIDSEYILENVPEYQEATAQLNEKADKWKNEIQAQLATVEQKRKDLSNEKALLTAELIKEREEDISFEENEILDYQQKRFGPNGDLFIQKRQLMQPVQDQIFAAVQTIVAARKYQLVLDKANGGMLYVANSLDISDQVLRSITRTSKRTQAQSKAERRAAEQEDTVPEVNLELEERQKILDEKKVERESALEAARKKKLDAREAKVKAAADRRQKILDDREKAKQARSGTEEETEATTESIQGEAKSTATKVVEGETKTKAELLEENRLKKLKDREERKKALEAKRQKILEDRQKAKDSINKN
- a CDS encoding OmpH family outer membrane protein; the encoded protein is MKHFKTLLLATALCIGTISFTQAQSKVAHINTQELIKAMPEMKTAQAELEALSKTYQTDMQGSVTEFQNLQKQYEAEAKTKTDEENQKRILELQEKQQRLQTFQQDAQKDLQAKEIALLQPITEKAKAAILKVSRAQGFDYVLDSGVGVTILADGKDLLNDVKKDLGI
- a CDS encoding ribose-5-phosphate isomerase — its product is MPYRIYVIELSKRAYTENAKFRAANPQFNGVLQCVYVGMTSKTPKERFIQHKTGYRNKKGHKLSANIVEKYGAYLRPSLYNHIDPITTRSDALKMERVLALELRRQGYAVWFN
- a CDS encoding heavy-metal-associated domain-containing protein, with protein sequence MKKLLIIALLVTTTLTFSQNKNERASIEVDGVCTMCKARIEKAAIRTKGVKSAVWSVKTHELSLIYDARKTNLDSIKSHVLGVGHDIMELKATDEAYATVHPCCRYRDNDVIDEHKDEKEDSDHDEDKH
- a CDS encoding TonB-dependent receptor — encoded protein: MKNIIYIMLYFPIVLFSQEKLTGTILEANENNSPLGLAGANVYWLNTSIGAVTNIDGEFSLPYETNYKKLVVSYVGFKTDTILVNSAKPIKHWLNPTSDLDVVTLTSRNQATSKSYMQSQNVFTVSSDELLKAACCNLAESFETNPSIDVNFADAVSGTRQIKMLGLTSPYILIATENIPSIRGASQAFGLSFIPGTWVESIQITKGAGSVVNGYESIAGQINAELVKPTTDSKLFVNLFGNIAGRFELNTHINTQVSDKWSTGLYIHGNTHNEKHDVNHDNFLDMPLYNQINVMNRWQYTDLEKGFVSFINLKVLNDEKQMGEINYNPDTDRLTSSHVLTGNEVWGSEINTKRYEVSAKLGYVNPEIPYQSIGVQTAFSHHVQDSYFGLNQYDITHNSLYANAIYNTIISDSRHKVKTGVSYTYDHYDELVNLTDYGRKEHSVGAFFEYNFDNLDKLNLTAGLRVDHHNLLGNFVTPRVHARYTPWEKSAFRASFGRGKRSANIFTENQQMFATSRNINILSSGGNIYGLDPEVAWNYGVSYLQGFNLFGRKADITLDYYKTDFKNQVVVDYENPQEISFYNLEGKSYANSFQVELNYNIFESFDLRLAYKFYDVKTAYKAGELEKPLVPKNRFFANASYETLKKGENSSHWRFDATFNWISQQRFSSTLSNPLQYQLPEYSPTVGTLNAQITHVFSPKFEVYLGGENITNVRQDNPVLGADDPFGPNFDSTFVYGPIFGSNYYMGLRFKII
- a CDS encoding HYC_CC_PP family protein, which gives rise to MIKLFLHKCFSILMTFLVLFSTVSFTIEKHFCGDVLIDVSLFSETQKCGMDSGVILKNKSCCKDEVDVVKGQKELKFSSFDDLDFSHQQFITALSFSFINLFDGLEKQIIPHRNYSPPNLVTDILVLDQVFII
- the rlmB gene encoding 23S rRNA (guanosine(2251)-2'-O)-methyltransferase RlmB translates to MQEQTQIFGIRAIIEAINANETIDKVFLQKGLDGDLFNELESLLNKKSVNKSYVPVEKLNRLTKGNHQGAVAQISPIEFHDMETLIEEVKQSGKTPLFLLLDQISDVRNFGAIIRTAECTGVNGIIIQKKGGAPVNGDTIKTSAGAVFKIPICKVDHIKDAVFYMQASDIKVIAATEKTNDTIYDVSFVEPCAIIMGSEGRGINPSTLKVVDAKAKLPLLGEIESLNVSVACGAFLYEAVRQRMVK
- a CDS encoding tetratricopeptide repeat protein — its product is MSSKTPIIKQTNWIASVIHFLIMGVIILLWYLLDPKNGIFYGALTYLLISYLLRNFIPRDHRKGVKETKLEKFEEAIPYFENSYAFFKKHEWIDKYRIIILLSPSKMSYPEMALANIGFCYGQIGNGKKSKVYYEKTLMEFPESGLAKSALKLINAAEKNEH
- a CDS encoding rhomboid family intramembrane serine protease, which encodes MKEHEHFKFSPGVIAYPVFFVLIIWLVFWFEVRFGFNLSKYGIYPQTLKGLRGIVFSPFLHGNIEHIYHNTIPLFVLSTALFYFYRPIAWRVILLGILISGFLTWCIGRPSYHIGASGLIYVLVSFTFFKGVFAKHYRLIALSLLVIFLYGSMIWYAFPLEDGVSWEGHLSGLITGLAFALFFRKEIAKPKGYAWEQENYNEENDPFLQHFDENGNFVETQEEPEAEEEPLTITYIFKENKEL
- a CDS encoding replication-associated recombination protein A; translation: MNAPLAERLRPHTLEDYVSQAHLVGKNGALTQHIKQGLIPSMLFWGPPGTGKTTLANIIAAESGRPFYTLSAINSGVKDIREVIDKAKQSGGLFTTKNPILFIDEIHRFSKSQQDSLLQAVEKGWITLIGATTENPSFEVIPALLSRCQVYILNAFDKTDLETLLTRAIEKDAFLSKKDITLKETSALLRISGGDGRKLLNVFELLVNSFGEDKIIITDEVVLDRVQNNTARYDKTGEQHYDIISAFIKSIRGSDPNGAVYWLARMIEGGEDVKFIARRLLISASEDIGNANPTALVIANNTFQAVSTIGHPESRIILSQCATYLACSAKSNAAYMAIGNAQQLVKQTGDLGVPIELRNAPTKLMKELGYGDNYKYAHNYKNNFAEQEFLPKEIENTKFYEPGNNARENAHRDFLKQRWKDKYGY